The sequence ACGAGGACGGCGTAGTACGCCGCCCCCTTCTCCACCGCGGCGCCGCTGGCGAGCGCCGTCACGTCGCCGATCAGCTTCCCGGAGTAGACGTAGAGGACCGTCCCCGGGAGCATGCCGACGGAGGCGAGGAAGAAGTCGGCGAAGCGGACGCGCGTGAGCCCGAGGGCGTAGTTGAGCAGGTTGAACGGGAACACCGGCGAGAGGCGGAGGAGGAAGACGATCTTCCGCCCCTCGGCGCCGACGGCGCGGTCGATGGCCGCGAAGCGCGGGTTCGCGGCGATGCGCCGCTCGACGGCGGCGCGGGCGAGGTAGCGTCCGACGAGGAAGGCGGCCGAGGCGCCGAGCGTCGCCGCAACGAAGACGTAGAGCACGCCCTGCACGAGCCCGAAGATGGCGCCGGCGGCGAGCGTCAAGAGCACGCCCGGCACGAAGGCGACGGTTGCCAGCACGTAGCCCGCGATGAACACCACCGGGCCCCAGGCGCCGAGCCCTTTCACCCAGCCCGCGAAGCCGAGCACGTAGCCGCCGGCCTGGCGGCCGAGGACGATCAGCGCCGCGAGCGCCGCGACACCGAGCGCGACGCGCCAGATCGGCCGCGCGCGATGCGGCTGCACGCCCAGGGCATCGGCACTGCCTTCGAGCATGTTGGCCCGCTCGCTGCGATGCCGGGTGTCGGGGCGGAGTTTCACGGGTGGTGGCGCGGCGGAGCTTCCTCCTGGACCGGCCGCAGGTTGTCCGAGGTGCGCCCGTGGTACGCATCGATCGCGGACAGGATCTGGAGATATCCCGGCCAGCCGTAGAACGGGATCAGGCCGAGCCAGAACTTCTTCTGCGGGCAGCGGTCGAAGAACGGGCCCCAGCCCGCGTTGTAGTACTCGCCCAGCCCGGGGTGCGCCACCGACAGCCACGCCGCCTTGCGCGCGTCGCCGAGCGTGCGCGCCCCGGCCGGGACCGCGAGGGCCAGCGTCAACGCGAGCGCCGTCACCGTGCGGGTTCGCATGTGCGCGCCTCCCGAGGAGCGACCGTATCACCGCGCTCGCTCCGCGGCGATGCCCTCCCCCTACCGCGCGCGCGGGACTCGGGTTACAAGAGCCCGGTGCGCGCCCGCCTGCGCGAGCCGAGACGCTTCAAGCACGGCGCCCTCACCGTCCTCCACGACCCCCTCCCGGGCCCGCTGACGGCGATCGCCCTCGTGGTGCGCGCCGGCTCGTGCTTCGACGGGGCGCATCCCGGCATCGCGCACATGACCGAGCACATGCTCTTCCAGGGCACGCGCCGCCTCGACCAGGCGACGCTCAACCGCCGCGCCGCCGAGCTCGGCGGCGAGCACGACGCCGACACCGGCTACGAGGACGTCACGCTGCACTTCGAGGTCTTCAACCAGGACGTGGAGGAGGCGCTCGCGCTCCTCGCCGAACAGTGCTTCCGCAGCACCGTGCCCGTCGACCGCTTCGCCAACGAGCAGCGCGTGGTGATCGACGAGATCCGCGGCCGCCAGGAAGACCCCGCCAACTACGTGCACGAGCACGCCTGGGCGCGCTTCTTCGGCGACGGCCTCGGGCATCCCGTGTGCGGCACGGTGTCGAGCGTCCGGCGCATGACGCGGCAGGCGGTGCGAAGCTTCATCGCGCGCCATTTCGTGCCCGCCAACATGTGCCTCGCGCTGGTGGGCGGGGTGGCGCGCGACACCATCCGGCGCGCGCTCGCGCACACCTTCCCGCGCGGCGCACGCGGCGCCCGCTTGCGGCCGCCCCGTCCCCGTCCGCGCGCGAGCGGGCTCCTCCGGCTCCGGCGCACCGATCTCGCGCAGGCGTACCTCGTGCGGCTCATCGCCGCGCCGCCCACCCCGCGCGAGGTGCTCGCGCTCTCGCTGGCGGTCGAGATCGTGGGCGCCGACCCCGATGCGCGCCTCTTTCAGGAGATCCGCGAGCGCCTCGGGCTCGGCTACGATCTGAGCGCCGGCGTCGAGCACGGGCGCGACTGGGCGGTCGCGGTCCTCTCCGCGAGTGCGGCGCGCGACGAGGAGCGGCGCCTGCGCGAGACCATCGACCGCACCTGCCGCGAGGCCGCCGCCGGCTTCTCGCCGGCCGAGCTCCGCCGCGCGCGCAAGAAGGTACGCTACCGCTTCGCACGCCTCGCCGACTCGCGCCTCGAACGCGCGCTCGCGCACGCCGGCCGCGCGGCCTGCGACCAGCCCTCGCTCGCCGCGACCGAGCGCATGATCGCGCGCCTCAGGCCCGCCGAGGTCGAGGCGGCGTGGCGGCGCGCGCTCATCGCGCCGACCCTCACGGCGGTGCTGCGGGGCTGATGCGCGGCGCGGGCGCGCCCGTCCTCCTGCTCACGCTCGGCGGCCTCGCGGTGGCGGCGGACGCCCCCGTGCCGCTCGGCCCCTGCGGCCCGATCACGCGCACCCACGATGCGCTCGAGGTGCTCGGGGCCCAGCTCCACCACCTGGGCGGCACGCCGCTCGCGCGCCTGGGCCTCCTCGCCTTCCGCGCGGGACGGCCGGTGCCGATCCCTTTCCAGGTGGACGAGCGCCGGGGGCGGAAGCTCGCGCTCCCCGGCGGGCCGGAGCCCACCGCCGACGACAAGCCCGGCGTACTCGATGCCGACGACCTGCTCGTCTTCGCGGCCTGCGACGCGGGCGAGCACGCGAGCGCGGCGGAGCTCGCCCGCGCCCTCGACGAGGCGGGCGCCGGCGCCGCGTGGCGCGAGCTCCGCATCGAGGACCCCGCCGAGCACACGCACGGCTTCGTCTACCTGGTCTCCGCCGAGCGCCCGCCCGCCACCGAGCGTCGCTACGTCGCCTACGCGCCCGAGGGCGACCTGGTCAGGTCGGCGCGCTATCGCGTCGGACTGGTGAACGCGCTGCCCACCTACTTCGTCCTCGCCGCCGGCCCTTCGCCCGGGCCGAACCTGATCGATGGGCTGCGCCTTCGCGCCGAGGCGACGCTGCGCGCCGACCTCGCGCACTGGGCGCTCGACGAGCAACACGGGCACCACGAGCTGATCGCCTGGAAGGCGGGGCCGGTGCGGGTCGTCCGCCGCTCGCGTCACCAGGTCGTGCTCGGGCTCGGCATCCACCTGACGGCCGGCCTCGCGCACACCTACTTCTACCCCGAGCACGTCTACGGGCCGGGCACGCTCAAGCTCCCCTTCTCGCCCGGCATTCTTTTCCGCGACATCACCGCCTACGGCGGCGTCGACGGGCGCGACCTCCGCGGTTGGCGCTACTTCGCCCCCGGGACGCCGCCCGAGGGCTTCGCGGTGGACGGACACATGGACGGGAAGGAGCGCGCCTTCGCCTCGAGCGGCGAGTGGTTCGTGCTCGCGCACGAGCGCGAGGCGCTCCTCTTCGTCACGCGCATGAGCGAGAACCTGCGGCGCGGGATCACGCTCTCGCTCGTCTACCGCGACGACGCGAGCCGGCCGAACCCGCCGGAGGACGCGCCGGGGACCGTGCCGCTCGTTGGCTACCGCGGGCGCGGCATCGAGAAGCTCCCCGGCGGCCGCTACGAGTTCGCGCTCCGCATCTACGCGCTGCCCGGCTACCGGCGCGGCGACGAGCAGCGCCTCCTCGCCCAGCTCGACGCGCCCCTCACGGTCGAGGTGACGGCGGAGAGCCCGCCCGGAGCACGTCCGAATGACGCTCCGGCTGCAGCGAAAACTCCGGTGGCTGCGAGCGGCGTGCT comes from Deltaproteobacteria bacterium and encodes:
- a CDS encoding TVP38/TMEM64 family protein, translating into MLEGSADALGVQPHRARPIWRVALGVAALAALIVLGRQAGGYVLGFAGWVKGLGAWGPVVFIAGYVLATVAFVPGVLLTLAAGAIFGLVQGVLYVFVAATLGASAAFLVGRYLARAAVERRIAANPRFAAIDRAVGAEGRKIVFLLRLSPVFPFNLLNYALGLTRVRFADFFLASVGMLPGTVLYVYSGKLIGDVTALASGAAVEKGAAYYAVLVLGLAATVAVTTVVTRTAQRALRDATGE
- a CDS encoding insulinase family protein → MVARRSFLLDRPQVVRGAPVVRIDRGQDLEISRPAVERDQAEPELLLRAAVEERAPARVVVLAQPGVRHRQPRRLARVAERARPGRDREGQRQRERRHRAGSHVRASRGATVSPRSLRGDALPLPRARDSGYKSPVRARLREPRRFKHGALTVLHDPLPGPLTAIALVVRAGSCFDGAHPGIAHMTEHMLFQGTRRLDQATLNRRAAELGGEHDADTGYEDVTLHFEVFNQDVEEALALLAEQCFRSTVPVDRFANEQRVVIDEIRGRQEDPANYVHEHAWARFFGDGLGHPVCGTVSSVRRMTRQAVRSFIARHFVPANMCLALVGGVARDTIRRALAHTFPRGARGARLRPPRPRPRASGLLRLRRTDLAQAYLVRLIAAPPTPREVLALSLAVEIVGADPDARLFQEIRERLGLGYDLSAGVEHGRDWAVAVLSASAARDEERRLRETIDRTCREAAAGFSPAELRRARKKVRYRFARLADSRLERALAHAGRAACDQPSLAATERMIARLRPAEVEAAWRRALIAPTLTAVLRG